TTCACTGCCGTCACGAACCAGTTCGTGAATTCCTACAAGCGCCTGTGGGGCGGCGGGGAGGCGCCCAGCTACGTGTCCTGGGGCCACAACAACCGTTCCGCGCTGGTCCGGGTGCCGCTGTACAAGCCGGGCAAGGGCCAGTCAGCGCGGATTGAATACCGCGGCATCGACTCCGCAGCCAACCCGTACCTGTCCTACGCCGTCCTGCTCGGTGCCGGGCTCAAGGGCATCGAAGAAGGCTACGAGCTTCCCGCCGGTGCCGAGGATGACATTGAGAGCCTCTCGGCTGCCGAACGCCGCGCCATGGGCCTGGATCCGCTGCCGGCATCCCTGCATGACGCTGTCCGGGCGATGGAAGAGTCTGAACTGGTGGCCGAGATCCTCGGTGAGCAGGTCTTTGAGAACTTCCTGCGCAACAAGCGTGCCGAATGGAACGAGTACCGCCAGCACGTCACCCAGTTTGAGCTGAAGAAGAACCTGGGCATTCTCTAGAGATGGAGGTCCTCGCGTGAGTCTCACCCGCCGGCTGATCGCCGCAGGCTTCAGCGACCTGGACAAAAGCAGCCGTTTCCTGCAGGCTCCCGAGCTGGAGGGGCTTGATGAGCAGGCGCTGTTTACCGGGTTCCTGCAGGCCGCGGATCCGGATATGGCGCTGCAGTCGCTGGTCCGGCTGCTGGACCGCGTTCCCTCGCTGCGGGAGCTGGTTGAGGCGGGCGAACAGGAAAGCGAAGCCCTCTTCAGGCTCCTGGGTGCTTCAGAGGCGCTGGGAGAGTTCCTGATGCGCCACCCTGAGGCAGCGGACAGCCTGCGGGCTCCGCTGCGTGCCGAACCCGCGGAGGTGCCCGGGGACACCCTGCGGACGTCGCTGCTGGAATCCGTCAAGGCCGGTACCGGGACTGCACCGGTGGCCGGACTGACGGGAACGGAAGCCTACGTTGCCCTGCGGACCAGATACCGCAGGCACCTGCTGGACCTTGCCGTGCGGGACCTTGGCTCCGCCTCGCCCACCGACGTGCTGCCCGCCGTCGGACGCGAGCTCGCAGACCTTGCGGGTGCCGCTCTGGAGGCGGCGCTGGCTGTCTCGCGTGCCGAGCTGGCCACCAGCTACCCGGCAGAGGACATTTCCCGGGTGCGCCTTGCCGTCATCGCCATGGGCAAAGCCGGTGCGCGGGAACTCAACTACATCTCCGACGTCGATGTCATCTACGTGATGGAGGCTCCGGGGCTGGACGAGACGCTCGCGTCGCGGATAGGAACCGCTCTGGCGGCCGGGATCTCCCGTGCCATCAACGCCTCCGCCCCCGAGCCGGGGCTGTGGGAAGTGGACACCAACCTGCGGCCCGAGGGCAAGGACGGGCCCCTGGTGCGCACCCTCGACTCACACCTGAGTTACTACTCGCGCTGGGCGCACACCTGGGAGTTCCAGGCGCTGCTCAAGGCCCGTGCCGCGGCAGGGGACCCGGACCTCGGCCGCCGGTATGAGGAGGCAGTGGCGCCGCTGATCTGGTCCAGCACCGAGCGCGAGGGCTTCGTGGAAGCCGTGCAGGCGATGCGCCGCCGGGTCACCGACAACATTCCCGCCCACGAAGAAGCCCGGCAGCTGAAGCTGGGCAGCGGCGGTCTGCGCGACGTCGAATTCACCGTCCAGCTCCTCCAGCTGGTCCACGGGCGGACCGATGAAACCCTGCGCGTCCGCAGTACGACGGCGGCCATCGCGGCGCTGAGCGAGGGCGGCTACATCGGACGCACCGATGCCGTGGACCTGGATGCCGCCTACCGGTACCTGCGCGTGCTCGAACACAGGATCCAGTTGGTGCACATGCGGCGCACGCATCTGATGCCGGAGTCCGAAGCGGCCCTGCGGGCACTGGCCAAGGCCGCCAGCGGATCGCTGGCCGCGGGGCGTCCCACGGCGGAACGGCTCACCGAGACCTGGCAGCGCACCAAGCGGCTGGTGCGCCGTCTCCACGAGAGCATCTTCTACCGGCCGCTGCTGAACACGGCATCGAACCTCAGCGCGGACGAGGTACGTCTTACGCCGACAGCCGCGCAGGCCAGGCTGGCTGCCCTGGGCTATGCGGACCCCAAGGGGGCCATGCGGCACATCGAGGCGCTGACCACCGGCATCAGCCGCCGTGCTGCCCTGCAGCGCCAGCTCCTGCCCGTGCTGCTGGGCTGGCTCGCCGACGGGGTGGATCCCGACGCCGGCCTGCTGGGCTTCCGGCGCCTCAGCGAATCGCTGGGAGAGACCCACTGGTACCTGGGAATGCTGCGCGACTCGTCAGCCGCGGGGGAGCGGCTGTGCTCCATCCTGTCCTCCAGCAGGTTCATCACCGATTTGCTGGAGGTCTCGCCGGAGGCCACGGCCTGGCTGGACACTGATAAATTCCTGGTCCCAATGACCTTCGACGCGCAATGGCAGGAAATCCGGTCGAAGATGTCCCGCCATCCCAAACCGCAGGAGGCCATGCGGCTGATCCGGCTGATCCGCCGGCGCGAGATGCTGCGGATTGCGCTTGCCGACAGCGCATGCCTGCTTACCCAGGAAGAGGTGGGCCAGGCGCTCGCTGACGCGGACCGGGCTGCGGTCCTGGGGGCACTGCACGTTGCCGAAGGCGCAGTGCTGGAGCAGGAGGAGAAGCTCACCGACATGCTGGTGGTGGCCATGGGCAGGCAGGGCGGGCGGGAAATCGGCTACGGATCCGATGCAGATGTCCTGTACGTCCACCGGGCGCTGCCCGGCGCGGATCCCGGGGCTGCACAGTCCCAGGCCGAGCGCATTGTCGGGCAGCTCTCGGCCCTGTTGCAGCAGCCGTGCACGCCTGCCATCCTGGCAGAGAAAGTGCTGGTCCTGGATGCCGGCCTGCGCCCGGAAGGACGCAACGGGCCGCTGGTCCGCAGCCTGGGGTCCTACCGCGAGTACTACAGCCGCTGGTCGCTGATCTGGGAAGCGCAGGCACTGCTGCGGGCCCGGCCCATGGCCGGCAGCGACGACCTCGCCGCCGACTTTATCGACCTGATCGACCCGATCCGCTATTCGGCGGGTGTCAGTGAGCACGACATTGTGGAAATCCGGCGCATCAAAGCGCGCGTGGAAAACGAACGCCTGCCGCGCGGTGCCGATCCCTCGCGGCAGCTCAAGCTCGGCCGCGGGGCGCTCAGCGACGTCGAGTGGCTGGTGCAGCTGCTGCAGCTTGAACACGCCGGCACCCATCCTGAACTGCGCACCACATCCACGCTCCCGGCACTGGATGCCATTGCTGCGGCGGGTCTGATTCCCGAGGCGGACACAGCGATCCTCCGTGAAGCCTGGCTGCTGGCCAGCAGGATCCGCAGCGCCAATGTCATCAGGGGCGGACGTTACCCCGACGTGTTGCCTTCCTCACGCCAGGAACTGGAAGCTGTTGCCCGCTGGTGCGGTTACGGGGCGGGACAGGGCGGCGTTCTGGAGGAGGATTACCTGCGGATCACGCGCCGATCAAGGGCAGTTTTTGAGCGCTGGTTCTACGGCTACAGCACGCACTGACACCTGCTTCGACGGCGGGCGAATCCCGGCCCGCCGCACTCCCGGTTAGTTCCTGAGCTCCCCGCTGGGTAGGCTCTATGAGGCATTATCGGCATTTCTGTGCCGATTCGGAACATCTAGGAGACGTTTTCACCTTGCAAACCGGCACACGGGCCCGTCGAGGCCCGGCTAAGCTCGCCGCCCCGTTCATAGCGGCGACCGCGGCCATCGCACTGCTCCTTGGCGTCCCCGCAACCGCGGCCTACGCCGCTGAGGACCCCAAGACCGTCGAGGGCGAAAGCTTCTCCGTCGGCACGGACACCACTTTCGCGCCCTTTGAGTTCCGCCAGGACGGCGAACTCGTGGGCATCGACATGGACCTGCTCAACTCGATCGCCGAGGAAGAGGGCTTCACCGTCGACATCCGCTCCCTCGGGTTTGATGCGGCGCTCCAGGCGCTGCAGTCCAACCAGGTGGACGGTGTCATTGCCGGCATGTCCATCACCGAGGAACGCCAGAAGACCTTCGACTTCTCCGACCCGTACTTCGAGTCCGGCATCCAGATGGCCGTTGCCGAGAACAACAATGAGATCACCGGCTACGAAGATCTCGCCGGA
This genomic interval from Arthrobacter sunyaminii contains the following:
- a CDS encoding bifunctional [glutamine synthetase] adenylyltransferase/[glutamine synthetase]-adenylyl-L-tyrosine phosphorylase gives rise to the protein MSLTRRLIAAGFSDLDKSSRFLQAPELEGLDEQALFTGFLQAADPDMALQSLVRLLDRVPSLRELVEAGEQESEALFRLLGASEALGEFLMRHPEAADSLRAPLRAEPAEVPGDTLRTSLLESVKAGTGTAPVAGLTGTEAYVALRTRYRRHLLDLAVRDLGSASPTDVLPAVGRELADLAGAALEAALAVSRAELATSYPAEDISRVRLAVIAMGKAGARELNYISDVDVIYVMEAPGLDETLASRIGTALAAGISRAINASAPEPGLWEVDTNLRPEGKDGPLVRTLDSHLSYYSRWAHTWEFQALLKARAAAGDPDLGRRYEEAVAPLIWSSTEREGFVEAVQAMRRRVTDNIPAHEEARQLKLGSGGLRDVEFTVQLLQLVHGRTDETLRVRSTTAAIAALSEGGYIGRTDAVDLDAAYRYLRVLEHRIQLVHMRRTHLMPESEAALRALAKAASGSLAAGRPTAERLTETWQRTKRLVRRLHESIFYRPLLNTASNLSADEVRLTPTAAQARLAALGYADPKGAMRHIEALTTGISRRAALQRQLLPVLLGWLADGVDPDAGLLGFRRLSESLGETHWYLGMLRDSSAAGERLCSILSSSRFITDLLEVSPEATAWLDTDKFLVPMTFDAQWQEIRSKMSRHPKPQEAMRLIRLIRRREMLRIALADSACLLTQEEVGQALADADRAAVLGALHVAEGAVLEQEEKLTDMLVVAMGRQGGREIGYGSDADVLYVHRALPGADPGAAQSQAERIVGQLSALLQQPCTPAILAEKVLVLDAGLRPEGRNGPLVRSLGSYREYYSRWSLIWEAQALLRARPMAGSDDLAADFIDLIDPIRYSAGVSEHDIVEIRRIKARVENERLPRGADPSRQLKLGRGALSDVEWLVQLLQLEHAGTHPELRTTSTLPALDAIAAAGLIPEADTAILREAWLLASRIRSANVIRGGRYPDVLPSSRQELEAVARWCGYGAGQGGVLEEDYLRITRRSRAVFERWFYGYSTH